Part of the Mycobacteriales bacterium genome is shown below.
CCCCGTTGTCGGCAGCGCTGCTCGGGGATCAACTCGAGGAGCGCCGCGACGACCTGCGGTCGACGCTGCCGATCGGCCGCGTCGTCGGTCCCGCCGATGTCGCCGCGCTCGCGGTTCACATCATGTGCAATACGGCGCTCACCGGCGCGACGTACGACATCGACGGTGGGCAGCAGTTCGTGTATTCATGAGCGTCCTGGGTCCTTCCCGATCGCGGCGTCGCCCGCGCGCGCGAGCCGTTTCCCGAGGGCTCCTACCGCGGCCCGTATCTCGGGAGAGGCGAGGACCGTGAACGGCGCAGGTATACGAGCGAGTTGCTCGGCGTACCAGGTGAGTTCGTCGGTGCTGCCGCGGAGGGTGCAGCTGTGTTCGCCGCTCGCGTCGAGCCGACCGAGAATGCGCGGGATGCACGGGGCGACCTTTGCCACCGGCGCATCGATGCGGACCTCGACCGGGTAGGTCCAGCCGTCGGCGAGGTGGTCCTCGACCTCGCGCACCGGGTCCAGGTCGTCCGGTGGTGTGCACGACTCATCAGTCGTCTCTATGGCGATGATGCGGTCCAGGCGCAGTACGCGGCGTGCGTCCGCCTTAGGTAGCCAGCCGAGCAGATACCACCGTCCGTGCCGTACGACAACGCCCCACGGCTCGAGCAGCATCCGGTTGCCGGTGCGATACGTCAGGTGGATCCGCTGGCGATTCTCGCAAGCCCGCGTGATCGTGGCCGTCAATTCCGCGTCAGGCATGGCGGCCATGTCGTTCGGGTTCTGCGCCCGCACGTGACGCATCGCCTCGGCCGCCTCGGCGGTTGCGGCCGGTAGCACGCGCAAGATCTTGGCGAGCGCGGTCGCGGCCGGGTGGTCTGCTTCGACCGATCCGTGCCAGCCCTGCAGCACCGCCATCACGAGACCGAGCGCCTCGGGCGTACTGAACATCAGCGGGGGGATCCGTGCGCCGCGTCCGATCCGATAGCCGCCGTACGGACCGCTGGCCGACTCGACCGGGATTCCTGCCTCGCGCAGCACCGCGACATAGCGGCGGGCGGCCCGATCGGTCACGCCGAGCCGGCCGGCGAGCCGGGCGCCGGTGATGCCCGGTGCCGCCTGGATCGCCTCGAGCGCGAGCAGCGCACGTCCGACCGGGCCCACGTCATTGCTCATCGCATCGAGGAAGCCTTTCGTCCGCAACCGACCATACGCTCGGGTCCCGGGCAGTGCAGTCAGGAGAATCCACGCCCGATTCGTCATTGACGACCTACGCGCCGGCACCCGTTTCGTCACCGCAATCAGCGAGGCCAGCGACGCCGCGGAGCGACGCATCGCCGCCGCAATGGCGGCCGGTGCCGTGATCGTCGACGACAACAAGGCGCCAGGGACGACCGTCCTCGCCGACCCCGAGGGCAACAAGGTCTGCGTGGGGACGTTCCAGCCGACCAGCACCTAGCTGCGGGCGTCAGGACCGTCGGGCGATCGTGATCATCTCTTTGCTGCTCGGCGTGAGCGGGCCTCGGTTCCAGTCGCCGAACTGCACCTCGATGACGAACCCGGCGTCGTGTAGGAAAGCCGCGAGTCGGTCCGGCGCCAGGAACCGCAGCGAGCCGACCTCCGCCTCCGGGTGATCCCACCATCGCCCCGACAGGGACTCGGTGAACTGGACCACGTCGCCGGCGACCTCCTGCACCTGATACCCGACGGTCACGACATCCCCGTCGGCGTTGGCCACCTCGAAGGTGGTGTTCCACCCCTCCCACGCGCGGGCGAGCGGATGGCGCGTCTCGAAGGCGAAGCGGCCACCGTCGACGAGCGCGGCATGGATCGCCGCGAGTGAGGATCGGAGCTGGTCGTCGCCGATGAACACCTGGAACGCGTGGCTTGCCATGACTGCGAGATCGAACTCGCGATCCCAGGTCGCCGATGCGGCGTCAGAGAGCACCCACTCGATGTCCGATCTGGTCCGAGCCTGATCGAGCATCGCGGGATCCGGGTCGAGGCCGCACAACCGTCCGGCATGCCCGGCGTCCCGGGCGCGGTGCAGCAGACGGCCGGTGCCGCATCCGACGTCGAGCACCCGGCCTGCGGACATCACCAGCCCGAGGTAGAAGTCGTCGCTCCGGCCCCACGGGTTCATGACGTCGTACCAGGCGGCAGGGGTGCTCCAGTCGGTCACCAGGGGAGCCTGCCTATCGTGGCGCGGGCGAACAACCGAATTGCCCTGCGGACGTCGCCGGGCCATTGCGAGGGGCGGCCAGCCTGATCGACCATGGGGCGATGATGAGCGACGTAGGTCGGCGGATCTGGCGGGCGTGGCGGCGACCGTTGCTCGCGCGCGGCGGTACGCCGCCGACGGTGCCGATGGGCCGTGCGCCGCAGTTCCACTGTCCCGAGTGTCGCCGCGACGTGCCGACGTCGGCGCGGGTTTGCGCCGGCTGCGGCGCCGACCTGCGCACGTCCGGCCGGTGAGGACGTCTGCCGACGGCCGCATCCGGAGGACGAAATAATTCCGTCCGACAAATTCCGTGAACTGCAAGATCTATTGGCAGGACCGAAATTGATCATCGAATTCACCGGTAGTCGTCAACTCTGGTTGCCAACCAAAAGCACCGGCAGTTGACCAGTCAACTATGTGTTACAGGTGAACATCGCAAATCATCTCCGTCCCGGGACTACCGCCTGAGCGTTCGGCACCGTACTCTCACGGGTGGCTAGGAAGTCAGCCCTGATCCCGCCGTGATGGCTGGGTATCGCTTCCTGGTCCCGGCAGAGTTGCCGTCGGCTCGCACGCTAATCCGGGGAGGGGTCGGTCGAGGTGTCGATCAAAATCACTGATCTGCAGGCATTTACCAGCGACGATCCCGGGGCCGTTCCCACCACTCAGGCTGAGAAGGAACGGATAGTTCAGGTCCTGAATAACCACAGGAGCGAGCGGGACGCCGGCGGGACTGACGAATTTCCGGTGAGCGATGTGTCACGCGTTGATTACCGCATGTCCGGTATTGCGCGGTAGCTCTCTCGCTGCGTAGACGATGACGCGTCGCCGGGTCCTACGGCGACCGCACGA
Proteins encoded:
- a CDS encoding WYL domain-containing protein gives rise to the protein MSNDVGPVGRALLALEAIQAAPGITGARLAGRLGVTDRAARRYVAVLREAGIPVESASGPYGGYRIGRGARIPPLMFSTPEALGLVMAVLQGWHGSVEADHPAATALAKILRVLPAATAEAAEAMRHVRAQNPNDMAAMPDAELTATITRACENRQRIHLTYRTGNRMLLEPWGVVVRHGRWYLLGWLPKADARRVLRLDRIIAIETTDESCTPPDDLDPVREVEDHLADGWTYPVEVRIDAPVAKVAPCIPRILGRLDASGEHSCTLRGSTDELTWYAEQLARIPAPFTVLASPEIRAAVGALGKRLARAGDAAIGKDPGRS
- a CDS encoding VOC family protein → MPGAAWIASSASSARPTGPTSLLIASRKPFVRNRPYARVPGSAVRRIHARFVIDDLRAGTRFVTAISEASDAAERRIAAAMAAGAVIVDDNKAPGTTVLADPEGNKVCVGTFQPTST
- a CDS encoding class I SAM-dependent methyltransferase, whose product is MTDWSTPAAWYDVMNPWGRSDDFYLGLVMSAGRVLDVGCGTGRLLHRARDAGHAGRLCGLDPDPAMLDQARTRSDIEWVLSDAASATWDREFDLAVMASHAFQVFIGDDQLRSSLAAIHAALVDGGRFAFETRHPLARAWEGWNTTFEVANADGDVVTVGYQVQEVAGDVVQFTESLSGRWWDHPEAEVGSLRFLAPDRLAAFLHDAGFVIEVQFGDWNRGPLTPSSKEMITIARRS